AGTTACGGCCAAGCGCAGTCTGAATCGTCGCTTGGTTGATCACTTCCTCATGTTTGGAAAGGATAATCTTGCCGTTTTCATCACGCTTACCGCTATCTTTATATTCCGCAAATACCGTCGCCATCAGCTTGCCAACATTGTTCTTACTGAACGCTGCCATTTTGCTGCCGCCGTCGCTATCGAGCGAGATGTTCACCTGCGGACGGCTGTATTCGTCGAAGCTCGAGCTCGCATCAGTGATGCTTGAACCGCCCAGAATCACACGTTTTTTAAGCACAACCGGACGACCGTCACGGGTGTATTTGATTTCGCTGCCCGGAGGAACACGGCCAGCAGCCGCAGCAACCGGATCGGCGCTGTCATCAACTTCACGGAATTCCAGGGTTGCTGTTGCACCCAGGATTTCTTTTGCACGTGCAGTGTCTTGAACACCCGGTAACTCAACTACGATACGGCTTGCGCCCTGACGTTGTACCAGTGGTTCTGCAACACCCAGTTCATTCACACGGTTACGCAGGATTGTAATGTTCTGCTCAACGGCGTAGTTACGGATTTCCTGAAGACGTTCCTCAGTGAATTTCGCAGAAACAGCAAAACGGGCACTATCGGTGCTGAACACCATATCTGGGTGCAGTCTTGCGAGTTCACTTTCTGCAGCGTCCATGTCCGCTTCGTTACGCAGCATGACTTCGATATTCTCATCACCACCGACGCGGATACCACGATAGCGGATTTTGGCTTCACGAAGTTCAGTACGGAAGGTGTCTTCCTGCTGGGTGAGGAGTTTTTCCATTGCCGCGTCCATGTCCACTTCCATAAGGAAATGCACACCACCACGGAGGTCCAGACCCAGTTTCATTGGGTTAGCACCAATTGCTTCCAGCCAATCAGGCGTTGCAGGAGCAAGGTTAAGCGCAACAATCAGACCATCATCTTTAAGTTCGCCGTTTAAGACGTCACGAGCTTCAATCTGATTATCAGTGTCGGAGAAACGAACCAGTACAGTGCCGTTTTCTAGCGCAATGGATTTATAAGAGATTTTATCTTTTTCGAGGGAAGATTTGACGGTGTCCAGTGTGGAGAGATCAACCGAGGCGCCACGCGCCCCGGTGATTTGAACCGCTGGATCTTCACCGTAGATATTGGGAAGTGCATAGAGGGCGCCGACAAAAATGACCAACACCACCATAATGTACTTCCACAAAGGATAACGGTTTAGCACTGCTAGGATCCTTTATGGCTATGGGGTTACAGCGACTGAATGGTGCCTTTTGGCAAAACTGCAGTCACAAAATCCTTTTTGATGGTCACTTCGTTGTTGTCACTCAGTGCGATAACGATGAAGTCGTTGTCATCAGCAATCTTAGTAATTTTACCCACCAGGCCGCCACCGGTCAGAACTTCATCGCCCTTGCCCATTGATGCCATCAGGTTCTTGTGCTCTTTCACACGTTTCGCCTGTGGACGGTAAATCATGAAGTAGAAAATAACGGCAAACAGGCCAAGCATGATAAATAGCTGCATACCGCCGCCTTGTGGTGCGCCTTCTGCTGCTGCATGAGCTTGAGAAATAAACATTCAGTAACGTCCTCGTATCAATATGAACATTTTCTAGATTTTCGCCTCACCAAAAGCACTCTTTTGGCGAGGCGAGAATTCTTAGTCTTCTTTCAGCGGTGGCACTTCACGGCCACGGCGTTCGTAGAATTCCTTAACAAAGGTCTCTAATCTACCTTCGTCAATAGCGTTACGCAAACTCTCCATCAGGCGCTGGTAGTAACGCAGGTTGTGGATGGTGTTGAGACGTGCGCCCAGAATTTCGTTACAGCGATCAAGATGATGCAGATATGCCTTGCTGTAGTTGCGGCAAGTGTAACAGTCGCACTCTGGATCCAGTGCAGTTGTGTCACTTTTATGCTTCGCATTACGGATCTTGATCACACCGCCGGTCACAAACAGGTGCCCATTACGCGCGTTACGCGTTGGCATGACACAGTCAAACATGTCGATACCACGGCGAACACCTTCCACCAAATCTTCCGGTTTACCTACACCCATCAGGTAACGTGGCTTATCTTCCGGCAGTTTTGGACAGGTATGTTCCAGAACGCGATGCATGTCTTCTTTTGGCTCACCCACCGCCAGACCACCGACCGCATAACCATCAAAACCAATGTTGGTCAGACCTTCTACTGACACATCACGCAGGTCTTCATAGACAGACCCTTGAACGATGCCAAATAGTGCATTTTTGTTGCCCATTTTGTCGAAATGATTACGGCTACGTTGTGCCCAACGCAGGCTCATTTCCATCGATTTCTTCGCTTCTTCGTGTGTCGCCGGGTAAGGCGTACACTCGTCGAAGATCATTACGATGTCAGAACCCAGATCGTATTGGATTTCCATCGACTTCTCTGCGTCCATGAAAATTTTGTCGCCGTTGACAGGGTTGCGGAAATGAACACCTTCTTCGGTGATTTTACGCATTGCACCCAGGCTGAATACCTGGAAACCGCCTGAATCGGTCAGGATAGGACCCTGCCAGTTCATGAAATCGTGCAAGTCACCGTGGGCACGCATGATTTCCTGACCAGGGCGCAGCCATAGGTGGAAGGTGTTACCCAGAAGAATTTGTGCGCCGGTATCAGCCACTTCTTCCGGTGTCATCCCTTTTACGGTGCCGTAAGTACCCACTGGCATAAATGCCGGGGTTTCTACAGTGCCGCGTTCAAAAACCAGACGACCACGACGCGCGCGGCCTTCTTTCTTAATCAGTTCGTATTTCACGATACCTCCGAAATGCCAGAGAAACAGTCTGGCGCTAATGTGCCTGTCGCACAGAGACAAAACTGGCTGTCGCAAATCTGCTGACAGCCAGTTGAATTTGGAGTCACCTCATCCCCAAAGGCGATGCGGTGTAAAAGCCAGCGTCTGATTATACCTCAGTCTGGCGGGTGACAAACATCGCATCTCCGTAACTGAAGAAACGATATTCATTGTTCACGGCTTCTTGATAGGCATTCATCACATGCTCATAACCTGCAAAAGAAGACACCAGCATGATCAAAGTCGATTCCGGCAAGTGGAAGTTAGTCACCAATGCGTCCACCAGCTGCCATTCGTAACCCGGATAGATGAAAATCTGGGTGTCGTTGAAGAAAGGCTTCAGTTCAGTGCCTTCATTCTTTGAATACTGAGCCGCACTTTCCAGTGAACGGACCGATGTTGTACCAACTGCAATCACGCGGTTTCCGCGCGCTTTGGTTGCCAGAACTGCATCCACCACTTCTTGCGGCACTTCAGCATATTCGGAATGCATCACGTGATCATTGATGTCATCAACACGCACTGGCTGGAAAGTACCCGCGCCAACGTGAAGGGTCACAAATGCCGTTTCTACGCCTTTCTTCTTGAGTGCAGCGAGGATGTTTTCGTCAAAGTGCAGACCTGCTGTCGGCGCAGCGACTGCACCCGGCTTTTCGTTATAAACCGTTTGGTAACGCTCTTTGTCCGACTCTTCATCAGGACGATCGATGTAAGGCGGCAACGGCATGTGACCAACCTGATTTAAGATATCAAGTACAGCTTGCTCGCCGCTGAAGTGAATTTCAAAAAGCGCATCATGACGGGCAACCATTTCTGCTTCAAACTCGTCATTTTCACCCAGGAACAACTGTGTCCCCGGCTTAGGCGGCTTGGAAGCACGAACATGTGCAAGGATCGACTTTTCATCCAGCATACGCTCCACCAGCACCTCAATCTTGCCACCGGACGCTTTGCGGCCATAAACGCGCGCAGGGATTACCCGGGTATTGTTGAACACCATCAGGTCACCTGGCTCAACAAGATCAAGGATGTCAGTAAATTGCTTATGACTCAGCTCGCCGGAATTGCCGTTCAGTTGCAGCAAACGACTCGCAGTACGATCAGCCTGCGGATAACGCGCGATCAGCGAGTCTGGAAGGTCAAAATGAAAATCGGATACTTGCATCGAAAAAGCCCCATTCTACAGCAGCCCGCTAGTATAGGCCGCTGTGCTACAATATCAAGCAGGATGGGGCTTGCCCGCTACAATCCAAGCGGGCAAATTGTGAAGAGTTATGACAGTCGGCGGCGGAAAATCAGAAGCCCCAATGAGAGCAGTGATAGCCAAGCGAAAGAGCCGCCTCCACCACTGCCACTTATTGGTGGGGTTGGAGGCGGGGTTACATCTTCTTCACCACCGTCAGAATCTTCTCCACTTCCCGGATAAACAGGAACAATTGGTGGGTTACCAACAGGATTATAGTTGACGCTTTGATCAAAAATGTCTTGCGTGAACGTCGGGGTGGGTTCAGTGTAGCCACCATCCATGTTCTGGTTTATCCAGTCGTAGTAAGTACTGATCTGTGAAAAACCATCTTCTGCTGATGGGCTGCCACAACCAAAAAACGCACTCGAAAAACTCACGATACCTACCGCACGATACCCCATGTCAGCATCGCCAGCATTATTCTTGTTTTGCCACACTAGAGGGCCACCAGAGTCTCCAGAACAAATACCGGTAGTGAAAGTCTCATTAGCACAGACATAAGCATCAGCTAAGTTTTGATCATAACCAAACTGATTCACCCAGCTGCATGAAAGGTCTCTCACACCATTCAAGTACGTTTTCCGTAAATACTGACTAGCATCACCGTTAGTACTGGTCGACCCCCAACCTGAAACATAAAGATTCTGACTAGCCGCACCATTAAACTCTGTGTCCATTTCCGATTGCTCTGTCGGCGAAAGAAGTCTTATTGGTTTAACGGTAGAAGGTAAAGCTGAGGCTAACTTTACAAGGGCTATATCAGCAGTAAACTGGAAGTCTTCGTAGTCTGGGTGCATTGTGACGGCAGAGGCCGAGATACCAACGCCAGAATATTCTCTACTTTCAAAGCCTGCAAAAATCTTAATGTCACCTGCCCTGAAACCATCAACACAATGCGCAGCGGTTAATACATAGTTGTCGGAAATAATGATACCACCGCAGGAATAAGATCCTTGGAACCGATTTCCAATAGTAAGGAATGCTTGCCAAGGCGTTGCTTCAATTGATGCGTAGTCGCCATTGATAATCCTCGGTGCTTTAGATTCTGCGAGCACGGAAGCTGAATAAGCAGATAAACTACAAAATGATACAACACCAGCCAACATCAGTCGTTTCATAAACAACCTCATCCATGAGTGATTTCTTATGAAATTGAGGTTATCGGGAAAAGAATGAAAGACAATAACTGCGGTGAAATCTTCAACAATTGCTCGGACTTTTACAAAAAAATCTCAGCAAAGAAACAAAATATAGCCTGTGTCATTATTGAACACGGTGATAATGCCCAAATATCAAGCGTGACAAAACCAGCGATAAGATAAACAGAATCCCCAGAGAACCACCTCCCCCGTTACTTTCCATAACTACGGAAGACTGGCTCGCACAGCTTCCACTCTGACAATCAGAAACCCAATCTGTATAGCTGGCAACCTGGGTAAAAACGTCTGGAACCGTCGGGGACGCACACTGCGAAGCCACACCGAAGCTCACTAAGCCTATTAGGGTTGCGCCGCCATCAGCATCGCCAGCGCGTGAGGGGTCATACCAAATCAGTGGGCCTCCGGAGTCACCGTTACAGGCGCCAACACCACTTGCCTGAGCACAAAAATATTTGGATTGATAGTCAGAGACATTGGTTAGCGTTGTCCCCCATTGTGATGCACAGGTGGCATCACTCAATGCAGAAAGCGTCGCTTTCTGAAGTGTATTGGTCGATTGGCTCCGCCCCGTGTCGGTGTAACCCCAGCCAGTTAGCTGCATATCATTGTTATTGAGGTTCCCCGTCGCATCGACGGCAGCTTGTACCGTGTCATTGGGCAACACCACGGTTGAAGCATTAGGATGGACATCGGAGGAAAGTTTTACCAAGGCAATATCGTTTTGCAGCGTATCTTTGTTGTAACTGCTGTTGGTATAAATAGAGTCGACGGAAGATTGAAAGCTGGAAAAATTTGCCCCGTTAATTTCCGCTGTTCCCGTGTAGACCGAGACAGAGTTGGCTGATGCCAGAGAAAAAGGGTCATCGTCATCGGCAGTGTCAAGGCAATGTGCCGCAGTCAAAATCCAGCGGGAAGAAATCACCACCCCACCACAAAAGTTACTCCCTATTCTCAGAAATGCCTGCCAGGGGGCATCATTGATGGAAGCATCACTCCCCCCCACCACATTAGGAGACGGCTCTGCAGCGAGCCCCTGAAAAGAGAAAAAAAGTAATAATATCGCTATGAGTTTCATGCGCATTATTATCGCCCCTATAAACAAAAAAGTGTTGTTTGGCGCTGTTGCGCCACGGTGCGTTGCTACTGCTTGAAACAACCTTGGCGTCATTCAGAATTTCCGGATGGAAGTTTGAATGTCGTCACCTAAAATCCCTGCCTTTCTAGCTACATCCGGAGTATAGCCTTACTTTTATTATGTCTTTCTGGAGGCAGAATGTTTACCGTAAATGACATGATGAGTTCGACCCCATCACCCTCTCTTCTAAGGATAAGATATCTGACGCAAAGTGCCTGATGGATTCTCTCCGTATTCGCCACGTTCCTATTGTCAGTGCTTCCGGAAAGCTTGAAGGTCTGGTGACACAGCGTGATGTCCTTGCCGCCCAGACATCCAGCCTGGAAAAAGCGGTAGGTGAAAACGAGCCGATGCAAGCGCCTCTGTCCCGATTTCTCAAGCGTTCTTTATATACGGTCTCACCATGTGCTGGGCTCAAAGAGGCTGCATTATATATGCAGAAACGAAAGATCGGCTGCTTGCCTGTCGTTGAGGACGACAGACTGGTCGGTATTATCACAGATAGCGACAAACACGTGCCACTTAAGATAGGCTAAGCCTTCCGTTTGAAGGAAAGATCCAGAGGGCGCGTGAATTATCTGGCGCATTTACACATTGCCAAACATTGCAACAGCCAGTTGATGGGAAACCTGATGGCAGATTTTGTTCGCGGGAAGCCCGACGGAAAGTTTCTGCCAGAAACCACTAAAGCCATCTATCTTCACAGGTTTGTGGATCGCTTCATCGACAGTCATGAGGCTATCAAGCCCTGCCGTGCGCTATTTCCCAAACACCTTTACCGCTTCAGTGCCATCGCCCTCGATATGTTCTGGGATCATGCACTCGTCCATCATTGGGATGCCTTCAATGACGTCCGCTTCGATGAGTTTGTCGCCCGCGCCGAAACAGACTGCCGCACAGCGACTCAGCAAGAACCCAATCCGCTGCCGGAAAGGTATCTTTTTCTCTCAGATAAAATGTGGCGGGAAGGCTGGATCCCTTCTTACGAGGACATCAACACCCTACCCTTTGCTTTAAAGCGAATGTCAGCCAGAAGCCCTCGGATGGGACCGCTGGCT
The nucleotide sequence above comes from Grimontia kaedaensis. Encoded proteins:
- the secD gene encoding protein translocase subunit SecD → MLNRYPLWKYIMVVLVIFVGALYALPNIYGEDPAVQITGARGASVDLSTLDTVKSSLEKDKISYKSIALENGTVLVRFSDTDNQIEARDVLNGELKDDGLIVALNLAPATPDWLEAIGANPMKLGLDLRGGVHFLMEVDMDAAMEKLLTQQEDTFRTELREAKIRYRGIRVGGDENIEVMLRNEADMDAAESELARLHPDMVFSTDSARFAVSAKFTEERLQEIRNYAVEQNITILRNRVNELGVAEPLVQRQGASRIVVELPGVQDTARAKEILGATATLEFREVDDSADPVAAAAGRVPPGSEIKYTRDGRPVVLKKRVILGGSSITDASSSFDEYSRPQVNISLDSDGGSKMAAFSKNNVGKLMATVFAEYKDSGKRDENGKIILSKHEEVINQATIQTALGRNFRITGIDSQAEAHNLALLLRAGALIAPISIVEERTIGPSMGQQNIDMGIKACIWGLLAVMLFTLVYYRRFGLFANCALAVNIILIIGVMSMIPGATMTLPGIAGIVLTVGMAVDANVLIFERIREELNEGRNPQQAIHQGYANAFSTIADANITTLITAIILFAVGTGAVKGFAVTLSIGILTSMFTAIIGTRCLVNLVYGGKRINKLSI
- a CDS encoding CBS domain-containing protein → MDSLRIRHVPIVSASGKLEGLVTQRDVLAAQTSSLEKAVGENEPMQAPLSRFLKRSLYTVSPCAGLKEAALYMQKRKIGCLPVVEDDRLVGIITDSDKHVPLKIG
- the tgt gene encoding tRNA guanosine(34) transglycosylase Tgt, translating into MKYELIKKEGRARRGRLVFERGTVETPAFMPVGTYGTVKGMTPEEVADTGAQILLGNTFHLWLRPGQEIMRAHGDLHDFMNWQGPILTDSGGFQVFSLGAMRKITEEGVHFRNPVNGDKIFMDAEKSMEIQYDLGSDIVMIFDECTPYPATHEEAKKSMEMSLRWAQRSRNHFDKMGNKNALFGIVQGSVYEDLRDVSVEGLTNIGFDGYAVGGLAVGEPKEDMHRVLEHTCPKLPEDKPRYLMGVGKPEDLVEGVRRGIDMFDCVMPTRNARNGHLFVTGGVIKIRNAKHKSDTTALDPECDCYTCRNYSKAYLHHLDRCNEILGARLNTIHNLRYYQRLMESLRNAIDEGRLETFVKEFYERRGREVPPLKED
- a CDS encoding ACP phosphodiesterase, translating into MNYLAHLHIAKHCNSQLMGNLMADFVRGKPDGKFLPETTKAIYLHRFVDRFIDSHEAIKPCRALFPKHLYRFSAIALDMFWDHALVHHWDAFNDVRFDEFVARAETDCRTATQQEPNPLPERYLFLSDKMWREGWIPSYEDINTLPFALKRMSARSPRMGPLAETAETLVAHRQVLLDAFPSVYRDVLSAARDFHHQT
- a CDS encoding serine protease, coding for MRMKLIAILLLFFSFQGLAAEPSPNVVGGSDASINDAPWQAFLRIGSNFCGGVVISSRWILTAAHCLDTADDDDPFSLASANSVSVYTGTAEINGANFSSFQSSVDSIYTNSSYNKDTLQNDIALVKLSSDVHPNASTVVLPNDTVQAAVDATGNLNNNDMQLTGWGYTDTGRSQSTNTLQKATLSALSDATCASQWGTTLTNVSDYQSKYFCAQASGVGACNGDSGGPLIWYDPSRAGDADGGATLIGLVSFGVASQCASPTVPDVFTQVASYTDWVSDCQSGSCASQSSVVMESNGGGGSLGILFILSLVLSRLIFGHYHRVQ
- a CDS encoding S1 family peptidase is translated as MKRLMLAGVVSFCSLSAYSASVLAESKAPRIINGDYASIEATPWQAFLTIGNRFQGSYSCGGIIISDNYVLTAAHCVDGFRAGDIKIFAGFESREYSGVGISASAVTMHPDYEDFQFTADIALVKLASALPSTVKPIRLLSPTEQSEMDTEFNGAASQNLYVSGWGSTSTNGDASQYLRKTYLNGVRDLSCSWVNQFGYDQNLADAYVCANETFTTGICSGDSGGPLVWQNKNNAGDADMGYRAVGIVSFSSAFFGCGSPSAEDGFSQISTYYDWINQNMDGGYTEPTPTFTQDIFDQSVNYNPVGNPPIVPVYPGSGEDSDGGEEDVTPPPTPPISGSGGGGSFAWLSLLSLGLLIFRRRLS
- the yajC gene encoding preprotein translocase subunit YajC, which encodes MFISQAHAAAEGAPQGGGMQLFIMLGLFAVIFYFMIYRPQAKRVKEHKNLMASMGKGDEVLTGGGLVGKITKIADDNDFIVIALSDNNEVTIKKDFVTAVLPKGTIQSL
- the queA gene encoding tRNA preQ1(34) S-adenosylmethionine ribosyltransferase-isomerase QueA → MQVSDFHFDLPDSLIARYPQADRTASRLLQLNGNSGELSHKQFTDILDLVEPGDLMVFNNTRVIPARVYGRKASGGKIEVLVERMLDEKSILAHVRASKPPKPGTQLFLGENDEFEAEMVARHDALFEIHFSGEQAVLDILNQVGHMPLPPYIDRPDEESDKERYQTVYNEKPGAVAAPTAGLHFDENILAALKKKGVETAFVTLHVGAGTFQPVRVDDINDHVMHSEYAEVPQEVVDAVLATKARGNRVIAVGTTSVRSLESAAQYSKNEGTELKPFFNDTQIFIYPGYEWQLVDALVTNFHLPESTLIMLVSSFAGYEHVMNAYQEAVNNEYRFFSYGDAMFVTRQTEV